In the Alligator mississippiensis isolate rAllMis1 chromosome 7, rAllMis1, whole genome shotgun sequence genome, one interval contains:
- the RAB11FIP1 gene encoding rab11 family-interacting protein 1 isoform X2, protein MRSNLTASMFDLSMKDKSRSTFGKLKDKLKGKRSSGLSDTVSAIVPSITHSIADSEDESAEKEKEKKKFKIKTLFSKPGLQKSSLSQSMSALPAVQPVTEKVKLRPGDFKSSWYDNDDDEEDEKTLTPVSEKNFDGKAEDTTLHPPAITAYKKTASVDKQLNQAASSSTKKEGLSLFGGLKSKNDPVSRSNVCINGSHVYMEECEAMPKDSTPSSSPSPQTFRKKHLYASEENLSSKSVKGPEELEKTNRALSGSSSLETFKSLTLPSYKLLSGGDSIESSVSSSADSTKETKKPALLSLVTGKKELGKNTDVEKLTDVTVKEKDVKGPENQKNESEAKPVEVPTALPRESPSESSSTAYIPRNKQSLNPFGEEQKPEKPVASARTNQTKVVKPRLGVSSEDETEATLATSAPDCLPAFTAAHHASSTNNPFASKMGQNFSVQTSESISSPLVSLSALQSSGKNPFTPNWGQESKAQDSPSSANSSHPFSASVPKSVLSARLTKNDSNPFTFKGGQDSQKDDFGRSCSPPLYFSHPAPAVLVHGSSSLPSVYHANDNNPFTSEAGQELEAVTSLASPFPPCAASSIRSSTVEHPASSECSSVSSDKPQNESVAGNANTVPKSLGLPSDSSVSQYERVEATPRKQGGGKGVQIESAFKKNNKGKKKSLTFSLDLEDTCIGNSDEDSDRECPDQCEEVTATGEIVTAERAGFASARNTVHVLSPEPCDEQVNSHQNSKRAVCGDMETGNASAETCMGESKEFTSLPKSNSNLSSGNAVVQASSATSKINEELETISEEKRIRSLGMGEQKPIFKSVASPVAEGDLSDQVEPPKPTPRVRTLLSMEAGKAGDVSELSPLFVTPKPAPRNAARKPKCASDSQPSIAKEKEMLSSERTKMASGDVLCRERPSDPSENLLSESSLKTAATSAVFSLEGVASNDECLKCSPDQHDMSLLDLKSAVPVLGDGSAKPLGLPVIPEVGSDDEQLDDNQKGSDVSAPGNSLPKTESDPLQFTEEIKQSSSTNSFAEKIPRVLHKTEENPEDTGESVESSRLTSVDIFCANSKAGLDAEVSYSKKCGCDFEEGGSINTEEGAGGNVLKPPVSPHSLSNSSQPLSYSQSLQSGTCNSNKAETPRKPTAEGFDDKAESAGKKKLLQAWVSPSETHPNQTQRSGGAVFTKHRPHPVKPMNTTPKSFSITSSVTEKRTEINPKKYDPSDPAYAYAQLTHDELIQLVLKQKNVITKRDLQVRELEDYIDNLLVRVMEETPNILRVSSQINKKAGRM, encoded by the exons ATGAGAAGCAATTTGACAGCCAGCATGTTTGATTTGTCTATGAAGGATAAGTCTCGGTCTACATTCGGCAAGTTGAAAGACAAGTTGAAGGGAAAGCGGAGCAGCGGACTGTCAGACACAGTATCTGCCATTGTTCCTAGCATAACACACTCAATAGCTGACAGTGAGGATGAGTCagctgagaaagagaaagagaagaaaaaatttAAGATCAAAACCCTGTTTTCCAAGCCTGGCTTACAGAAGAGCTCCCTCTCCCAGTCCATGTCTGCTCTACCTGCAGTCCAGCCAGTCACAGAGAAAGTGAAGCTTAGACCAGGTGACTTTAAGTCCAGTTGGTATGACAACGACGATGATGAGGAGGACGAGAAAACACTTACCCCAGTCTCAGAAA AGAACTTTGATGGCAAAGCTGAAGATACAACACTTCATCCTCCTGCCATTACGGCTTATAAGAAAACGGCAAGTGTGGATAAGCAGCTAAACCAAGCAGCTTCCAGCAGCACCAAGAAAGAAGGACTATCTTTATTTGGTGGCCTTAAGTCCAAAAACGATCCCGTCTCCCGCTCAAATGTGTGTATCAATGGCAGTCACGTTTACATGGAGGAATGTGAAGCCATGCCAAAAGACAGCACTCCAtcctcatccccttcccctcagACCTTCAGGAAGAAACATCTGTATGCGTCTGAAGAGAACTTGTCTTCCAAATCTGTTAAGGGGCCTGAGGAATTGGAAAAAACTAACAGAGCTTTATCTGGGTCTTCATCTTTGGAAACCTTTAAATCTTTGACATTACCATCCTACAAATTGCTTAGTGGTGGAGACTCTATAGAAAGCAGTGTTTCTTCAAGTGCTGACAGCACAAAAGAGACCAAGAAACCTGCCTTGTTGTCTCTGGTTACAGGAAAAAAGGAATTGGGGAAAAACACTGATGTAGAAAAACTTACAGATGTAACTGTGAAGGAGAAAGATGTCAAAGGTCCTGAAAACCAGAAGAACGAGAGCGAGGCCAAGCCTGTAGAAGTCCcgacagccctgcccagagagagcccttcagaaagcagcagcacagcataCATTCCCAGAAACAAGCAGTCGCTCAACCCTTTTGGTGAAGAACAGAAACCTGAAAAGCCTGTAGCCTCTGCGAGGACAAACCAAACCAAAGTGGTTAAGCCCAG ACTGGGCGTGTCTTCAGAGGATGAAACCGAAGCCACGCTTGCTACTTCTGCACCCGATTGCCTTCCTGCTTTCACTGCTGCACATCATGCCAGTAGTACCAATAATCCTTTCGCTTCCAAAATGGGACAGAATTTCAGTGTACAAACCTCTGAAAGCATTAGTAGCCCTCTTGTATCCCTTTCTGCTCTGCAGTCTAGTGGCAAAAACCCTTTCACTCCTAACTGGGGCCAGGAGTCCAAAGCACAGGACTCCCCAAGTTCTGCTAATTCTTCTCATCCTTTTTCAGCTTCTGTTCCCAAGTCAGTTCTCTCTGCACGTCTTACTAAAAATGACAGTAACCCTTTCACTTTCAAAGGGGGACAGGACTCCCAAAAAGACGACTTTGGAAGGTCTTGCAGTCCTCCCTTGTATTTCTCTCATCCTGCTCCTGCTGTTTTGGTGCATGGTTCTTCCTCTCTCCCGTCTGTTTATCATGCTAACGACAATAACCCTTTTACCTCTGAAGCAGGACAGGAATTGGAAGCAGTTACTTCTcttgcttctcccttccccccttgtGCAGCCTCTAGCATTCGCTCTTCTACAGTGGAGCATCCTGCTAGCTCAGAGTGCTCTTCTGTTTCTTCAGACAAGCCACAGAACGAGTCTGTAGCTGGTAATGCAAATACCGTGCCAAAATCTTTAGGGTTGCCGTCAGACAGTTCTGTATCTCAGTATGAAAGAGTGGAGGCAACTCCAAGGAAACAAGGTGGTGGTAAAGGGGTGCAAATAGAATCAGCCTtcaaaaaaaataacaaaggaaagaaaaaatcctTGACCTTCAGCTTAGATCTGGAAGATACTTGTATAGGGAACAGTGATGAGGATTCAGACAGAGAGTGCCCTGATCAATGTGAAGAAGTGACTGCTACAGGTGAAATAGTAACAGCCGAGAGGGCAGGATTTGCCTCTGCGCGTAAtactgtgcatgtcctttcacctGAACCCTGTGATGAGCAGGTGAATTCTCATCAAAACAGTAAAAGGGCTGTTTGTGGTGACATGGAAACTGGCAATGCAAGTGCTGAAACCTGTATGGGAGAGAGCAAAGAATTTACTTCTCTCCCCAAATCAAACTCTAACCTTTCATCTGGGAATGCTGTAGTACAGGCATCCTCTGCTACGAGTAAAATAAATGAGGAGCTAGAGACAATTAGCGAAGAGAAAAGGATCCGGTCGCTCGGCATGGGAGAACAGAAGCCCATATTCAAATCTGTGGCATCCCCTGTTGCTGAAGGAGACTTGTCAGATCAAGTAGAGCCACCTAAACCAACCCCAAGGGTTCGCACATTGCTCTCGATGGAAGCTGGCAAGGCAGGGGATGTCTCTGAGCTCAGTCCTCTCTTTGTCACGCCAAAGCCAGCGCCGAGGAATGCTGCAAGAAAACCTAAGTGTGCCTCTGATTCTCAGCCTAGCATAGCAAAAGAGAAAGAGATGCTGTCTTCTGAGAGGACAAAGATGGCATCTGGAGATGTATTGTGTAGGGAGAGGCCCTCAGATCCCTCTGAGAACCTGCTAAGTGAGAGTTCATTAAAAACTGCTGCAACTTCAGCTGTGTTTTCTCTTGAAGGAGTGGCTAGCAATGATGAATGCCTAAAATGCAGCCCTGACCAGCACGATATGTCACTGTTGGACCTTAAGTCTGCTGTTCCTGTTCTTGGAGATGGCAGTGCGAAACCTCTTGGTCTTCCAGTTATTCCAGAAGTGGGCTCGGACGATGAGCAGCTGGACGACAACCAAAAGGGCAGTGATGTGTCTGCACCTGGCAACAGTCTTCCAAAGACTGAAAGTGATCCATTGCAATTCACAGAGGAAATAAAGCAGAGTTCAAGTACAAACTCTTTTGCTGAGAAAATACCTAGAGTGCTTCACAAGACAGAAGAGAACCCTGAGGATACTGGTGAATCTGTGGAATCATCCAGACTAACTTCAGTCGACATCTTTTGTGCAAATAGCAAGGCAGGTTTAGATGCAGAGGTTTCTTATTCCAAAAAGTGTGGCTGTGACTTTGAGGAAGGTGGTAGTATTAACACTGAGGAAGGAGCAGGTGGTAATGTTTTGAAGCCCCCCGTTTCTCCTCACTCTTTATCCAATTCTTCCCAGCCTTTGTCTTATTCTCAATCTCTCCAATCTGGCACTTGCAACAGTAATAAAGCAGAAACTCCAAGGAAGCCAACAGCAGAGGGCTTCGATGATAAAGCAGAAAGTGCTGGCAAGAAGAAGCTGCTTCAGGCATGGGTTTCACCCTCTGAAACACATCCCAATCAAACACAGCGGAGCGGTGGAGCTGTGTTTACTAAGCACAG ACCTCATCCTGTCAAGCCAATGAACACCACGCCTAAAAGCTTCAGCATCACCAGTAGTGTGACTGAAAAACGCACCGAGATCAACCCAAAG AAATATGATCCTTCAGACCCTGCTTATGCCTATGCTCAACTGACGCACGACGAGCTGATCCAGCTGGTCTTGAAACAGAAGAATGTGATTACCAAGAGAGATCTCCAGGTGCGGGAATTGGAGGACTACATTGACAACCTGCTTGTCAGGGTCATGGAAGAAACCCCCAACATTCTTCGGGTTTCGTCTCAAATAAACAAAAAGGCTGGGAGGATGTGA
- the RAB11FIP1 gene encoding rab11 family-interacting protein 1 isoform X3, protein MSLPGPGSPRWAPTHVQVTVLQAQGLRPKAKGGGGSDAYALMALGKDKFATSVAERCLGRPVWREEATFELAARRGGGGAPGPVLQLTVLHRALVGLDKFLGRADVPLEPLLHDGGRRHTRWYKLHSKPGKKEKERGEIEVDIQFMRSNLTASMFDLSMKDKSRSTFGKLKDKLKGKRSSGLSDTVSAIVPSITHSIADSEDESAEKEKEKKKFKIKTLFSKPGLQKSSLSQSMSALPAVQPVTEKVKLRPGDFKSSWYDNDDDEEDEKTLTPVSEKNFDGKAEDTTLHPPAITAYKKTASVDKQLNQAASSSTKKEGLSLFGGLKSKNDPVSRSNVCINGSHVYMEECEAMPKDSTPSSSPSPQTFRKKHLYASEENLSSKSVKGPEELEKTNRALSGSSSLETFKSLTLPSYKLLSGGDSIESSVSSSADSTKETKKPALLSLVTGKKELGKNTDVEKLTDVTVKEKDVKGPENQKNESEAKPVEVPTALPRESPSESSSTAYIPRNKQSLNPFGEEQKPEKPVASARTNQTKVVKPRPHPVKPMNTTPKSFSITSSVTEKRTEINPKKYDPSDPAYAYAQLTHDELIQLVLKQKNVITKRDLQVRELEDYIDNLLVRVMEETPNILRVSSQINKKAGRM, encoded by the exons ATGTCGCTGCCGGGGCCGGGGTCCCCGCGCTGGGCGCCCACGCACGTGCAGGTGACGGTGCTGCAGGCGCAGGGGCTGCGGCCCAAGGCGaagggcggcggcggcagcgacgCGTACGCGCTGATGGCGCTGGGCAAGGACAAGTTCGCCACGTCGGTGGCCGAGCGCTGCCTGGGCCGGCCCGTGTGGCGCGAGGAGGCCACGTTCGAGctggcggcgcggcgcggcggcggGGGCGCGCCCGGCCCGGTCCTGCAGCTCACCGTGCTGCACCGCGCCCTCGTCGGCCTCGACAAGTTCCTGGGCCGCGCCGACGTGCCcctcgagccgctgctgcacgaCGGCGGCCGCCGCCACACGCG GTGGTATAAACTTCATTCCAAACCagggaagaaggaaaaagagagaggggagatTGAGGTGGATATCCAGTTCATGAGAAGCAATTTGACAGCCAGCATGTTTGATTTGTCTATGAAGGATAAGTCTCGGTCTACATTCGGCAAGTTGAAAGACAAGTTGAAGGGAAAGCGGAGCAGCGGACTGTCAGACACAGTATCTGCCATTGTTCCTAGCATAACACACTCAATAGCTGACAGTGAGGATGAGTCagctgagaaagagaaagagaagaaaaaatttAAGATCAAAACCCTGTTTTCCAAGCCTGGCTTACAGAAGAGCTCCCTCTCCCAGTCCATGTCTGCTCTACCTGCAGTCCAGCCAGTCACAGAGAAAGTGAAGCTTAGACCAGGTGACTTTAAGTCCAGTTGGTATGACAACGACGATGATGAGGAGGACGAGAAAACACTTACCCCAGTCTCAGAAA AGAACTTTGATGGCAAAGCTGAAGATACAACACTTCATCCTCCTGCCATTACGGCTTATAAGAAAACGGCAAGTGTGGATAAGCAGCTAAACCAAGCAGCTTCCAGCAGCACCAAGAAAGAAGGACTATCTTTATTTGGTGGCCTTAAGTCCAAAAACGATCCCGTCTCCCGCTCAAATGTGTGTATCAATGGCAGTCACGTTTACATGGAGGAATGTGAAGCCATGCCAAAAGACAGCACTCCAtcctcatccccttcccctcagACCTTCAGGAAGAAACATCTGTATGCGTCTGAAGAGAACTTGTCTTCCAAATCTGTTAAGGGGCCTGAGGAATTGGAAAAAACTAACAGAGCTTTATCTGGGTCTTCATCTTTGGAAACCTTTAAATCTTTGACATTACCATCCTACAAATTGCTTAGTGGTGGAGACTCTATAGAAAGCAGTGTTTCTTCAAGTGCTGACAGCACAAAAGAGACCAAGAAACCTGCCTTGTTGTCTCTGGTTACAGGAAAAAAGGAATTGGGGAAAAACACTGATGTAGAAAAACTTACAGATGTAACTGTGAAGGAGAAAGATGTCAAAGGTCCTGAAAACCAGAAGAACGAGAGCGAGGCCAAGCCTGTAGAAGTCCcgacagccctgcccagagagagcccttcagaaagcagcagcacagcataCATTCCCAGAAACAAGCAGTCGCTCAACCCTTTTGGTGAAGAACAGAAACCTGAAAAGCCTGTAGCCTCTGCGAGGACAAACCAAACCAAAGTGGTTAAGCCCAG ACCTCATCCTGTCAAGCCAATGAACACCACGCCTAAAAGCTTCAGCATCACCAGTAGTGTGACTGAAAAACGCACCGAGATCAACCCAAAG AAATATGATCCTTCAGACCCTGCTTATGCCTATGCTCAACTGACGCACGACGAGCTGATCCAGCTGGTCTTGAAACAGAAGAATGTGATTACCAAGAGAGATCTCCAGGTGCGGGAATTGGAGGACTACATTGACAACCTGCTTGTCAGGGTCATGGAAGAAACCCCCAACATTCTTCGGGTTTCGTCTCAAATAAACAAAAAGGCTGGGAGGATGTGA
- the RAB11FIP1 gene encoding rab11 family-interacting protein 1 isoform X1 — protein MSLPGPGSPRWAPTHVQVTVLQAQGLRPKAKGGGGSDAYALMALGKDKFATSVAERCLGRPVWREEATFELAARRGGGGAPGPVLQLTVLHRALVGLDKFLGRADVPLEPLLHDGGRRHTRWYKLHSKPGKKEKERGEIEVDIQFMRSNLTASMFDLSMKDKSRSTFGKLKDKLKGKRSSGLSDTVSAIVPSITHSIADSEDESAEKEKEKKKFKIKTLFSKPGLQKSSLSQSMSALPAVQPVTEKVKLRPGDFKSSWYDNDDDEEDEKTLTPVSEKNFDGKAEDTTLHPPAITAYKKTASVDKQLNQAASSSTKKEGLSLFGGLKSKNDPVSRSNVCINGSHVYMEECEAMPKDSTPSSSPSPQTFRKKHLYASEENLSSKSVKGPEELEKTNRALSGSSSLETFKSLTLPSYKLLSGGDSIESSVSSSADSTKETKKPALLSLVTGKKELGKNTDVEKLTDVTVKEKDVKGPENQKNESEAKPVEVPTALPRESPSESSSTAYIPRNKQSLNPFGEEQKPEKPVASARTNQTKVVKPRLGVSSEDETEATLATSAPDCLPAFTAAHHASSTNNPFASKMGQNFSVQTSESISSPLVSLSALQSSGKNPFTPNWGQESKAQDSPSSANSSHPFSASVPKSVLSARLTKNDSNPFTFKGGQDSQKDDFGRSCSPPLYFSHPAPAVLVHGSSSLPSVYHANDNNPFTSEAGQELEAVTSLASPFPPCAASSIRSSTVEHPASSECSSVSSDKPQNESVAGNANTVPKSLGLPSDSSVSQYERVEATPRKQGGGKGVQIESAFKKNNKGKKKSLTFSLDLEDTCIGNSDEDSDRECPDQCEEVTATGEIVTAERAGFASARNTVHVLSPEPCDEQVNSHQNSKRAVCGDMETGNASAETCMGESKEFTSLPKSNSNLSSGNAVVQASSATSKINEELETISEEKRIRSLGMGEQKPIFKSVASPVAEGDLSDQVEPPKPTPRVRTLLSMEAGKAGDVSELSPLFVTPKPAPRNAARKPKCASDSQPSIAKEKEMLSSERTKMASGDVLCRERPSDPSENLLSESSLKTAATSAVFSLEGVASNDECLKCSPDQHDMSLLDLKSAVPVLGDGSAKPLGLPVIPEVGSDDEQLDDNQKGSDVSAPGNSLPKTESDPLQFTEEIKQSSSTNSFAEKIPRVLHKTEENPEDTGESVESSRLTSVDIFCANSKAGLDAEVSYSKKCGCDFEEGGSINTEEGAGGNVLKPPVSPHSLSNSSQPLSYSQSLQSGTCNSNKAETPRKPTAEGFDDKAESAGKKKLLQAWVSPSETHPNQTQRSGGAVFTKHRPHPVKPMNTTPKSFSITSSVTEKRTEINPKKYDPSDPAYAYAQLTHDELIQLVLKQKNVITKRDLQVRELEDYIDNLLVRVMEETPNILRVSSQINKKAGRM, from the exons ATGTCGCTGCCGGGGCCGGGGTCCCCGCGCTGGGCGCCCACGCACGTGCAGGTGACGGTGCTGCAGGCGCAGGGGCTGCGGCCCAAGGCGaagggcggcggcggcagcgacgCGTACGCGCTGATGGCGCTGGGCAAGGACAAGTTCGCCACGTCGGTGGCCGAGCGCTGCCTGGGCCGGCCCGTGTGGCGCGAGGAGGCCACGTTCGAGctggcggcgcggcgcggcggcggGGGCGCGCCCGGCCCGGTCCTGCAGCTCACCGTGCTGCACCGCGCCCTCGTCGGCCTCGACAAGTTCCTGGGCCGCGCCGACGTGCCcctcgagccgctgctgcacgaCGGCGGCCGCCGCCACACGCG GTGGTATAAACTTCATTCCAAACCagggaagaaggaaaaagagagaggggagatTGAGGTGGATATCCAGTTCATGAGAAGCAATTTGACAGCCAGCATGTTTGATTTGTCTATGAAGGATAAGTCTCGGTCTACATTCGGCAAGTTGAAAGACAAGTTGAAGGGAAAGCGGAGCAGCGGACTGTCAGACACAGTATCTGCCATTGTTCCTAGCATAACACACTCAATAGCTGACAGTGAGGATGAGTCagctgagaaagagaaagagaagaaaaaatttAAGATCAAAACCCTGTTTTCCAAGCCTGGCTTACAGAAGAGCTCCCTCTCCCAGTCCATGTCTGCTCTACCTGCAGTCCAGCCAGTCACAGAGAAAGTGAAGCTTAGACCAGGTGACTTTAAGTCCAGTTGGTATGACAACGACGATGATGAGGAGGACGAGAAAACACTTACCCCAGTCTCAGAAA AGAACTTTGATGGCAAAGCTGAAGATACAACACTTCATCCTCCTGCCATTACGGCTTATAAGAAAACGGCAAGTGTGGATAAGCAGCTAAACCAAGCAGCTTCCAGCAGCACCAAGAAAGAAGGACTATCTTTATTTGGTGGCCTTAAGTCCAAAAACGATCCCGTCTCCCGCTCAAATGTGTGTATCAATGGCAGTCACGTTTACATGGAGGAATGTGAAGCCATGCCAAAAGACAGCACTCCAtcctcatccccttcccctcagACCTTCAGGAAGAAACATCTGTATGCGTCTGAAGAGAACTTGTCTTCCAAATCTGTTAAGGGGCCTGAGGAATTGGAAAAAACTAACAGAGCTTTATCTGGGTCTTCATCTTTGGAAACCTTTAAATCTTTGACATTACCATCCTACAAATTGCTTAGTGGTGGAGACTCTATAGAAAGCAGTGTTTCTTCAAGTGCTGACAGCACAAAAGAGACCAAGAAACCTGCCTTGTTGTCTCTGGTTACAGGAAAAAAGGAATTGGGGAAAAACACTGATGTAGAAAAACTTACAGATGTAACTGTGAAGGAGAAAGATGTCAAAGGTCCTGAAAACCAGAAGAACGAGAGCGAGGCCAAGCCTGTAGAAGTCCcgacagccctgcccagagagagcccttcagaaagcagcagcacagcataCATTCCCAGAAACAAGCAGTCGCTCAACCCTTTTGGTGAAGAACAGAAACCTGAAAAGCCTGTAGCCTCTGCGAGGACAAACCAAACCAAAGTGGTTAAGCCCAG ACTGGGCGTGTCTTCAGAGGATGAAACCGAAGCCACGCTTGCTACTTCTGCACCCGATTGCCTTCCTGCTTTCACTGCTGCACATCATGCCAGTAGTACCAATAATCCTTTCGCTTCCAAAATGGGACAGAATTTCAGTGTACAAACCTCTGAAAGCATTAGTAGCCCTCTTGTATCCCTTTCTGCTCTGCAGTCTAGTGGCAAAAACCCTTTCACTCCTAACTGGGGCCAGGAGTCCAAAGCACAGGACTCCCCAAGTTCTGCTAATTCTTCTCATCCTTTTTCAGCTTCTGTTCCCAAGTCAGTTCTCTCTGCACGTCTTACTAAAAATGACAGTAACCCTTTCACTTTCAAAGGGGGACAGGACTCCCAAAAAGACGACTTTGGAAGGTCTTGCAGTCCTCCCTTGTATTTCTCTCATCCTGCTCCTGCTGTTTTGGTGCATGGTTCTTCCTCTCTCCCGTCTGTTTATCATGCTAACGACAATAACCCTTTTACCTCTGAAGCAGGACAGGAATTGGAAGCAGTTACTTCTcttgcttctcccttccccccttgtGCAGCCTCTAGCATTCGCTCTTCTACAGTGGAGCATCCTGCTAGCTCAGAGTGCTCTTCTGTTTCTTCAGACAAGCCACAGAACGAGTCTGTAGCTGGTAATGCAAATACCGTGCCAAAATCTTTAGGGTTGCCGTCAGACAGTTCTGTATCTCAGTATGAAAGAGTGGAGGCAACTCCAAGGAAACAAGGTGGTGGTAAAGGGGTGCAAATAGAATCAGCCTtcaaaaaaaataacaaaggaaagaaaaaatcctTGACCTTCAGCTTAGATCTGGAAGATACTTGTATAGGGAACAGTGATGAGGATTCAGACAGAGAGTGCCCTGATCAATGTGAAGAAGTGACTGCTACAGGTGAAATAGTAACAGCCGAGAGGGCAGGATTTGCCTCTGCGCGTAAtactgtgcatgtcctttcacctGAACCCTGTGATGAGCAGGTGAATTCTCATCAAAACAGTAAAAGGGCTGTTTGTGGTGACATGGAAACTGGCAATGCAAGTGCTGAAACCTGTATGGGAGAGAGCAAAGAATTTACTTCTCTCCCCAAATCAAACTCTAACCTTTCATCTGGGAATGCTGTAGTACAGGCATCCTCTGCTACGAGTAAAATAAATGAGGAGCTAGAGACAATTAGCGAAGAGAAAAGGATCCGGTCGCTCGGCATGGGAGAACAGAAGCCCATATTCAAATCTGTGGCATCCCCTGTTGCTGAAGGAGACTTGTCAGATCAAGTAGAGCCACCTAAACCAACCCCAAGGGTTCGCACATTGCTCTCGATGGAAGCTGGCAAGGCAGGGGATGTCTCTGAGCTCAGTCCTCTCTTTGTCACGCCAAAGCCAGCGCCGAGGAATGCTGCAAGAAAACCTAAGTGTGCCTCTGATTCTCAGCCTAGCATAGCAAAAGAGAAAGAGATGCTGTCTTCTGAGAGGACAAAGATGGCATCTGGAGATGTATTGTGTAGGGAGAGGCCCTCAGATCCCTCTGAGAACCTGCTAAGTGAGAGTTCATTAAAAACTGCTGCAACTTCAGCTGTGTTTTCTCTTGAAGGAGTGGCTAGCAATGATGAATGCCTAAAATGCAGCCCTGACCAGCACGATATGTCACTGTTGGACCTTAAGTCTGCTGTTCCTGTTCTTGGAGATGGCAGTGCGAAACCTCTTGGTCTTCCAGTTATTCCAGAAGTGGGCTCGGACGATGAGCAGCTGGACGACAACCAAAAGGGCAGTGATGTGTCTGCACCTGGCAACAGTCTTCCAAAGACTGAAAGTGATCCATTGCAATTCACAGAGGAAATAAAGCAGAGTTCAAGTACAAACTCTTTTGCTGAGAAAATACCTAGAGTGCTTCACAAGACAGAAGAGAACCCTGAGGATACTGGTGAATCTGTGGAATCATCCAGACTAACTTCAGTCGACATCTTTTGTGCAAATAGCAAGGCAGGTTTAGATGCAGAGGTTTCTTATTCCAAAAAGTGTGGCTGTGACTTTGAGGAAGGTGGTAGTATTAACACTGAGGAAGGAGCAGGTGGTAATGTTTTGAAGCCCCCCGTTTCTCCTCACTCTTTATCCAATTCTTCCCAGCCTTTGTCTTATTCTCAATCTCTCCAATCTGGCACTTGCAACAGTAATAAAGCAGAAACTCCAAGGAAGCCAACAGCAGAGGGCTTCGATGATAAAGCAGAAAGTGCTGGCAAGAAGAAGCTGCTTCAGGCATGGGTTTCACCCTCTGAAACACATCCCAATCAAACACAGCGGAGCGGTGGAGCTGTGTTTACTAAGCACAG ACCTCATCCTGTCAAGCCAATGAACACCACGCCTAAAAGCTTCAGCATCACCAGTAGTGTGACTGAAAAACGCACCGAGATCAACCCAAAG AAATATGATCCTTCAGACCCTGCTTATGCCTATGCTCAACTGACGCACGACGAGCTGATCCAGCTGGTCTTGAAACAGAAGAATGTGATTACCAAGAGAGATCTCCAGGTGCGGGAATTGGAGGACTACATTGACAACCTGCTTGTCAGGGTCATGGAAGAAACCCCCAACATTCTTCGGGTTTCGTCTCAAATAAACAAAAAGGCTGGGAGGATGTGA